From a region of the Neobacillus niacini genome:
- a CDS encoding amidohydrolase family protein — protein sequence MRIDSHQHFWKLARGDYDWLTPDFSILYQDYLPEDLSPHLQPFRMDKTILVQAAPTIAETEFLLELYEQNEFIAGVVGWLDMESPSYTSEYRRLRSHKGFVGIRPMLQDLEDDKWILRKSVLKNIELLVEDDFPIDLLIYPHHLPAIVQLLEIFPSLRAVINHLGKPRIAEQIIKPWKEQITEISSYKNVMCKLSGMVTEAGQEIQTSKIEPFVQHVIKVFGPHSVMFGSDWPVCLLKASYQDVVELLLSTLPDHLTDSDKAAIFGGNASGFYKLNL from the coding sequence ATGAGAATTGATTCCCACCAACATTTTTGGAAGTTAGCGCGGGGTGATTATGATTGGTTGACTCCTGATTTTTCAATATTATATCAGGATTATTTACCAGAGGATTTGTCCCCACATTTACAGCCATTTCGAATGGATAAGACCATTCTGGTTCAAGCGGCTCCTACCATAGCAGAAACGGAGTTTTTACTGGAATTGTATGAACAGAATGAGTTCATAGCCGGTGTGGTTGGCTGGCTGGACATGGAATCTCCAAGTTATACAAGCGAATACAGGAGGCTTAGAAGTCATAAGGGATTCGTTGGGATCAGGCCGATGTTACAGGATTTAGAGGATGACAAATGGATCCTTAGAAAAAGTGTCTTAAAGAATATCGAACTACTTGTTGAAGATGACTTTCCAATCGATCTATTAATTTATCCGCACCATCTACCTGCCATCGTTCAGCTATTAGAAATTTTTCCAAGTTTACGGGCTGTTATTAATCATTTGGGAAAGCCAAGGATAGCCGAGCAAATCATCAAGCCGTGGAAGGAGCAAATCACAGAAATTTCCAGTTACAAAAATGTCATGTGCAAGCTGTCAGGAATGGTGACAGAAGCGGGTCAAGAAATACAGACATCGAAAATTGAGCCTTTTGTCCAGCATGTCATCAAAGTCTTCGGGCCCCATTCCGTGATGTTTGGGAGTGATTGGCCTGTATGTCTCTTAAAAGCAAGCTATCAGGATGTAGTTGAACTATTGCTTTCCACCTTGCCGGACCATTTAACGGATAGCGATAAGGCAGCAATTTTTGGAGGAAATGCCAGTGGGTTTTATAAACTAAATTTATGA
- a CDS encoding LacI family DNA-binding transcriptional regulator: protein MATIYDIAKKANVSPMTVSRVVNNSGKISEKTREKVEKIIEELNYIPNNAARSLTLKQSKILSLVITDITNPFYTKVARGAEDKAKQMGYRLLLSNSDESFEKESEYVDMLISSGVDGVLMAPSGDESQKNLKTLIKNRIPFVLIDRHVKGIDCDLVMGDSYQGTRQLLEHLIGQGHSKIALINGPTNVSTAREREKAYFEILRLAGIEADKKLAANISYMQNDSYKFVKNLISLPESSRPTAIFAANNFIAINTIKSLRQLNVRVPEDIAIVCFDDPDPIPDFNPFLTIAAQPAYNFGYMGIQLLIERIEGNGPAEKQKVILPPEIIIRSSSLKK, encoded by the coding sequence ATGGCCACAATTTACGACATAGCAAAAAAAGCAAATGTCTCTCCTATGACCGTTTCAAGAGTAGTGAATAATTCAGGGAAAATTAGTGAAAAAACAAGAGAGAAAGTGGAAAAGATTATTGAGGAGCTAAATTATATCCCTAATAATGCTGCCAGGAGCTTAACGCTTAAACAATCAAAAATATTGTCATTGGTAATAACGGATATAACCAACCCATTTTATACAAAAGTTGCCCGTGGCGCTGAGGATAAAGCAAAACAAATGGGGTATCGTTTACTTTTAAGCAATAGTGATGAAAGCTTCGAAAAAGAATCTGAATATGTTGATATGCTTATTTCGTCAGGTGTTGACGGCGTACTCATGGCACCATCCGGGGATGAATCACAAAAAAATCTTAAAACCCTGATAAAAAATAGAATACCGTTCGTATTAATCGACCGGCATGTAAAGGGAATTGACTGTGACTTAGTCATGGGTGACAGTTACCAGGGGACAAGGCAGCTGTTAGAACATTTAATTGGGCAAGGCCACTCAAAAATTGCGCTCATCAATGGTCCAACGAATGTTTCAACAGCACGTGAAAGGGAAAAAGCGTATTTTGAAATATTGCGCTTAGCTGGCATCGAAGCAGACAAAAAGCTTGCCGCCAATATTTCCTATATGCAGAATGATTCCTATAAATTTGTTAAAAATCTTATCTCACTACCCGAGTCCAGCAGGCCGACAGCAATTTTTGCAGCGAACAACTTTATTGCGATTAACACGATTAAAAGCCTTCGCCAATTAAATGTCCGGGTACCTGAAGACATAGCGATTGTTTGTTTCGATGATCCGGATCCAATTCCGGATTTCAATCCGTTTCTAACGATTGCCGCGCAGCCGGCATACAATTTCGGGTATATGGGAATTCAGTTATTAATTGAACGAATCGAAGGCAATGGCCCGGCGGAAAAGCAAAAGGTCATCCTGCCACCGGAAATCATTATTCGAAGTTCTTCCTTGAAAAAATAA
- a CDS encoding SDR family NAD(P)-dependent oxidoreductase, with protein MRLHNKTAIITGSGSGIGKAAAEVFASEGAKIAVVDINKEKLNETVQELQQQGCEAIGICCDLSNEDQVKDLITSVIQRFGGIDILFNNAGTILPKKIEEIQEHEWNRLFDVNVKSMFLTIKYGLEHLKASKGSIVNMGSMTGVVGQQFNPAYSATKGAVIALTKALAIDLAPLGIRVNSISPAGVKTPLLSDWLQKQENPERASLAQDRSHLLGRTATSNEIAKVALFLASDDSSFVTGENIVVDGGATIGYAAGPKPEWDRAVV; from the coding sequence ATGAGATTACATAATAAAACAGCCATCATTACCGGGAGCGGCAGTGGAATTGGGAAAGCTGCTGCGGAGGTCTTCGCATCTGAAGGAGCGAAAATTGCTGTGGTTGATATTAATAAGGAAAAACTTAATGAGACTGTTCAGGAATTACAGCAACAAGGCTGTGAAGCAATCGGGATATGTTGCGATCTTTCCAATGAAGACCAAGTAAAAGATTTGATCACTTCTGTGATTCAAAGATTTGGTGGAATTGATATTTTATTCAACAATGCAGGTACCATATTACCGAAAAAGATTGAAGAAATTCAGGAGCATGAATGGAATAGGCTTTTTGACGTGAATGTAAAAAGTATGTTTCTTACCATTAAATATGGATTAGAACATTTAAAGGCGAGCAAAGGCAGCATCGTAAATATGGGTTCCATGACAGGGGTTGTCGGCCAGCAATTTAATCCGGCCTATTCTGCAACAAAGGGAGCCGTTATTGCCTTAACGAAAGCACTGGCGATTGACCTTGCGCCGCTTGGAATTAGAGTTAATTCGATTAGTCCTGCGGGTGTCAAAACACCTTTGCTTTCGGATTGGCTGCAAAAGCAGGAAAATCCTGAGCGGGCAAGTCTTGCTCAGGACCGTTCCCATTTATTAGGGAGAACAGCAACCTCAAATGAAATTGCCAAGGTTGCGTTGTTTCTCGCGAGTGATGATTCCTCCTTTGTAACAGGGGAAAATATTGTCGTGGATGGCGGTGCCACCATTGGGTATGCAGCTGGACCTAAGCCAGAATGGGATCGTGCAGTAGTTTAA
- a CDS encoding UxaA family hydrolase, translated as MTIIKGYKRPDGSVGIRNHVLLMPTVICSNQVVNRIGQQVSGTVAIPHQHGCSQVGKDKERTHQVLVGMGKNPNVGAVLIISLGCEVMNAEQIRDEIMETGKPVIWLDIQDEGGTIKTIQKGIEAAKELVKQVQDGQRVDIDLSELIVGVKCGGSDATSGLCSNPALGKASDLLVAENGTIVMGETTEIIGAEHILAEKAVSAEVHHKLYDCIRNFEMEIDRMGVDMRGGNPSPGNIEGGLSTIEEKSLGCISKAGSSSLKGVVEYAEPIKGKGFYFMDSPGNDIECVSGMAAAGVHLVCFTTGVGTPTGNPIIPVIKITGNERTAKRMEDNIDIDTSAVLQGKETLEQAGKRIFDEIVSVASGSLTKAEVLGHQEFSINRIGISL; from the coding sequence ATGACCATCATAAAGGGGTATAAAAGACCAGACGGCAGTGTAGGAATTCGAAATCATGTGCTGCTAATGCCAACTGTTATTTGTTCTAATCAAGTGGTGAATCGAATTGGGCAGCAGGTGTCTGGAACCGTTGCGATTCCCCACCAGCATGGCTGCAGCCAGGTGGGAAAAGACAAGGAAAGAACACATCAAGTATTAGTCGGTATGGGGAAAAACCCCAATGTCGGTGCCGTATTAATCATCAGTCTTGGCTGCGAGGTTATGAATGCCGAACAAATTCGCGATGAAATCATGGAAACAGGCAAACCGGTGATCTGGCTTGATATCCAAGATGAAGGCGGGACGATTAAAACGATCCAAAAAGGAATCGAAGCTGCTAAGGAATTGGTTAAACAAGTTCAGGATGGACAAAGAGTAGATATTGACCTGTCTGAATTGATTGTCGGGGTAAAATGCGGCGGGTCGGATGCAACATCGGGCTTATGCAGTAACCCGGCACTAGGAAAGGCGTCTGACTTACTTGTTGCAGAGAATGGCACGATTGTGATGGGAGAAACAACAGAAATCATCGGAGCGGAACATATTTTAGCGGAAAAAGCGGTATCGGCCGAAGTGCATCATAAACTTTACGACTGTATTAGAAATTTTGAAATGGAAATTGACCGTATGGGAGTAGACATGCGCGGCGGGAATCCAAGTCCAGGCAATATTGAAGGCGGATTGTCGACCATTGAAGAGAAATCCTTAGGTTGTATTAGTAAAGCAGGCTCTTCATCACTAAAAGGTGTTGTCGAGTATGCAGAACCGATAAAAGGAAAGGGTTTTTATTTCATGGACTCTCCAGGAAATGATATTGAATGTGTTTCTGGCATGGCTGCTGCGGGAGTACATCTCGTATGTTTTACGACAGGGGTAGGAACTCCAACCGGAAATCCAATTATTCCTGTTATCAAGATTACTGGGAACGAACGAACTGCCAAACGCATGGAGGACAATATTGATATTGATACTAGCGCGGTCTTGCAAGGGAAAGAAACACTCGAACAAGCAGGGAAGAGGATTTTTGATGAAATTGTCAGTGTTGCTTCTGGCAGTCTAACGAAGGCAGAAGTTTTAGGCCATCAAGAATTTAGCATCAATAGAATTGGAATAAGTTTATAA
- a CDS encoding SDR family NAD(P)-dependent oxidoreductase yields MRLKDKVALITGAGSGIGKCTAIQFAKEGARVVINDLNPEKGNETVQEIIQSGGDAIFIQADVTDPESVRGMIEQTIEKFSRIDVLFNNAGISGVGRLHEIEPEMWDKVINVNIKGVYLPSKYTIPHMMEQRSGSIINMSSCIAEIGLLNRASYAATKGAVLSLTKSMQVDYAPYNIRVNALLPGTILTPFVENYLKTSYDDPEEAIKTIKTRQLSGDLGRPEDVAQAALFLASDESKFMMGSPLYIDGGVVFGKNA; encoded by the coding sequence ATGAGATTAAAGGATAAAGTTGCGTTAATTACTGGTGCAGGGTCAGGAATCGGAAAGTGCACGGCCATTCAGTTTGCCAAAGAAGGTGCAAGGGTTGTTATTAATGATTTAAATCCGGAAAAAGGCAATGAAACTGTTCAGGAAATCATTCAATCAGGTGGAGATGCGATTTTTATTCAGGCTGATGTAACAGACCCGGAATCTGTCCGCGGCATGATTGAACAAACCATTGAGAAATTTTCACGAATTGACGTTCTCTTTAATAATGCAGGGATCAGCGGGGTAGGACGTTTGCATGAAATTGAACCCGAGATGTGGGATAAGGTCATCAATGTGAACATTAAAGGGGTTTATCTGCCAAGCAAGTATACGATTCCGCATATGATGGAGCAAAGAAGCGGTTCGATTATTAATATGTCATCCTGTATTGCTGAAATCGGGCTTTTAAACCGGGCATCCTATGCAGCCACGAAAGGTGCTGTACTCTCCTTAACAAAATCGATGCAGGTTGATTATGCGCCGTACAATATCCGTGTAAATGCCTTGCTTCCAGGGACAATTTTGACACCATTTGTAGAAAACTATTTAAAAACCTCCTATGATGATCCGGAGGAAGCTATCAAGACCATTAAAACCAGACAATTAAGCGGTGATCTTGGCAGGCCGGAAGATGTGGCACAGGCAGCCTTGTTCTTAGCATCCGATGAGTCGAAATTTATGATGGGTTCGCCTCTTTATATTGACGGCGGGGTCGTATTTGGGAAAAATGCTTGA
- a CDS encoding ABC transporter permease, producing MNVTGVVENKSTISEVKRKTKKNLLIKIKKSWQLYVLFILPLMYILVFHYYPMYGASIAFKNFDPVLGIGGSPWVGFEHFKKFFESYDFVRVLKNTLGLSLYSLIAGFPLPILLALSLNYVYSKRFKKAAQLITYAPHFISVVVMVGIIFMILDPRGPINNLLSLFGVKEGINFMGEADYFKSIFVFSGIWQNVGFGCIIYLAALTSVSPELHEAAIVDGASKIRRIWHVDIPGIMQTAVLVLILNMGSFLDTGFEKVLLMQNPLNLSSSQVIDTYVYNVGLVSALPQYSYAAAIGIFKSLVAFILIIASNKLAKKVGQDGLW from the coding sequence TTGAATGTTACTGGGGTAGTTGAGAATAAATCAACCATTTCTGAAGTAAAGCGTAAAACTAAGAAAAACCTTTTGATAAAAATTAAAAAAAGCTGGCAACTATATGTCCTTTTTATCCTGCCACTGATGTATATCTTAGTTTTTCATTACTACCCTATGTATGGCGCTTCGATCGCGTTTAAAAACTTTGACCCTGTATTAGGGATTGGAGGAAGTCCTTGGGTAGGATTTGAACATTTTAAAAAGTTCTTTGAATCATACGACTTTGTAAGGGTATTAAAAAATACACTAGGCCTAAGTCTTTATAGTTTAATAGCAGGTTTTCCTCTTCCTATTTTATTAGCTTTAAGTCTTAACTATGTATACTCAAAAAGATTTAAGAAGGCTGCACAGTTAATCACATATGCTCCTCACTTTATATCGGTTGTTGTTATGGTTGGGATTATTTTTATGATTTTAGATCCCCGCGGTCCAATAAATAATCTTCTTTCCCTCTTCGGGGTTAAGGAGGGAATTAACTTTATGGGTGAGGCGGATTATTTTAAATCGATTTTTGTTTTCAGTGGCATCTGGCAGAATGTTGGTTTCGGCTGCATTATTTATTTGGCCGCATTGACAAGCGTCAGTCCTGAACTTCATGAAGCTGCCATAGTAGACGGTGCTTCGAAGATCCGCAGAATCTGGCATGTCGATATTCCGGGTATCATGCAGACCGCTGTATTGGTCCTCATTCTTAATATGGGAAGCTTCCTGGATACCGGGTTTGAAAAAGTTTTATTAATGCAAAACCCGTTAAATCTTTCATCATCTCAGGTAATTGACACCTATGTGTATAATGTCGGTCTTGTCTCTGCACTTCCGCAGTATTCATATGCAGCTGCTATAGGAATTTTTAAATCATTAGTAGCATTTATTCTTATTATTGCCTCCAACAAGTTGGCGAAAAAGGTTGGACAGGATGGGCTATGGTAA
- a CDS encoding carbohydrate ABC transporter permease has product MNTKIGESRGDRIFTVCNYIFLSLLVLSVLYPLIYVLSASLSSTNAVASGRVWLFPVEFSLLGYKTIFEYSKIWVGYGNSLFYMIVGTTVNVILTILAAYPLSRRDFYGRGIFMFLFVFTMMFNGGLIPNYLLVQDLGLLNSRWALIIPNALSVFNVIITMSFFKSTIPNELLESAQLDGCNDFKFLFKIVLPLSAPIIAVISLFYAVGHWNSYFGALIYLRDASLFPLQLILRDILVQNSVDPSMMGDATQLANKIGLQQLLKYSLIVVSSLPVLIAYPFVQRFFVKGVMIGSLKG; this is encoded by the coding sequence ATGAACACAAAGATTGGTGAGTCAAGGGGTGACCGCATTTTCACTGTTTGCAATTACATTTTCCTATCACTCCTCGTCCTTTCAGTTTTGTATCCGCTTATTTATGTACTTAGTGCATCCTTAAGTTCGACAAACGCTGTAGCAAGCGGGCGGGTCTGGTTATTTCCGGTAGAGTTCAGTTTGTTAGGATATAAGACAATCTTTGAATATAGCAAAATTTGGGTCGGATATGGAAATTCATTATTTTATATGATTGTTGGAACAACAGTGAATGTTATTTTAACCATTTTAGCTGCATATCCGCTTTCACGGAGGGACTTTTATGGGCGCGGAATCTTCATGTTCCTGTTTGTGTTCACCATGATGTTTAATGGCGGATTGATTCCAAACTATCTTCTAGTACAAGATTTGGGTTTATTAAATTCCCGCTGGGCTCTTATTATTCCCAATGCTTTATCGGTGTTTAATGTCATTATTACGATGAGTTTCTTTAAATCAACCATTCCAAATGAATTGCTTGAATCGGCTCAACTTGATGGGTGCAATGATTTTAAATTTCTATTTAAAATTGTGTTACCGCTTTCAGCACCTATCATTGCGGTTATTTCTCTCTTTTATGCGGTTGGGCATTGGAATTCTTATTTCGGTGCATTAATTTATTTGCGCGATGCCAGTTTATTCCCGCTGCAGCTCATCTTAAGGGACATTCTTGTTCAAAACAGCGTAGACCCTTCGATGATGGGTGATGCAACACAATTGGCAAATAAAATTGGGCTTCAACAGCTGCTAAAATATTCACTTATTGTTGTCTCTTCCCTTCCGGTTTTAATTGCCTATCCTTTTGTCCAAAGGTTCTTTGTAAAGGGTGTTATGATTGGATCTTTAAAAGGATAA
- a CDS encoding YesL family protein, translating into MNGLGKVLYKVGDLLVKAMYVHFLWVVFTLAGFVIFGVMPATASVFSVIRKWLMKENDVPIFRTFVDSYKSYFIETNLLGLFYFLIGLFLYFDLRILNTELHMNIIRIFVLIAGFLYILIGLFLLPVYVHFNLSKLNYIKQSFLIVFARPLETFLMLVSLVVSYCLFLYLPVVFIFAGTTIVSFPLMWIGMRSFNKIQIKQTAYLTPSTNMKKIVGFKI; encoded by the coding sequence TTGAATGGCTTAGGGAAGGTTTTGTATAAAGTAGGCGATTTGCTTGTGAAAGCTATGTATGTCCATTTTTTATGGGTCGTATTTACCCTTGCTGGTTTCGTAATATTCGGTGTGATGCCAGCAACAGCATCCGTGTTTTCAGTTATTCGAAAATGGCTTATGAAGGAGAATGATGTCCCGATTTTTCGTACATTTGTAGACTCCTATAAGTCATATTTTATAGAAACAAATCTATTAGGTCTCTTTTATTTCTTAATAGGTCTATTTCTTTATTTCGACCTTCGTATATTAAATACCGAATTACATATGAATATTATTCGTATCTTCGTATTGATCGCAGGTTTTCTCTACATACTTATAGGGCTATTTTTACTTCCTGTTTATGTTCATTTCAACCTGTCGAAACTAAACTATATTAAACAAAGCTTTTTAATCGTTTTCGCCCGCCCTCTTGAAACGTTTTTAATGTTGGTAAGTTTAGTAGTTTCATATTGTCTTTTCCTCTATCTCCCGGTTGTGTTTATCTTTGCCGGTACAACCATTGTTTCCTTTCCATTGATGTGGATTGGAATGCGGTCGTTTAATAAAATTCAAATAAAACAAACAGCATACTTAACACCCAGTACTAACATGAAAAAAATAGTTGGATTTAAAATTTAA
- a CDS encoding alpha-L-fucosidase gives MANEVKEKEITEGVHNYSSEKEWVKPEDPLLLERLEWFKDQKLALMMHWGPYSQLGLVESWALSDKDAEWSRTDIDWTSDGEEFKRQYFDLNKTFNPLRFQPEEWADLASENGFRYLIFTTKHHDGFSMWDTKETDYRITGPDCPFHAHKYADICKHVFDAFRNKGLGIASYFSKADWNTEYYWAPGMERGRDMWRGPSYDPKEYPWLWDQFVNFTHNQIMELMSNYGKIDILWLDAGWVGKGKQDIRLGEVVEKARKLQPWLLTADRTIGGPFENYVTPEQTIPKRALHVPWESCITMGTAFSFRYEDDYKSTRELVNILVEVVSKGGNLALNVAPQPDGRLPRRAIERMKELGEWLKVYGEAIYGTRICAPYFTEDFAFTCKGDTTYCFRLFKNEADYSFEESLTIPYTQKVNQVEMLGGKGFVEFEQTDAGLTVKVPRLGEGEKAPIAYVFKLT, from the coding sequence ATGGCTAATGAGGTTAAAGAAAAGGAAATTACGGAAGGTGTTCATAACTACAGCTCTGAAAAGGAATGGGTTAAACCGGAAGATCCGCTTCTGTTGGAGAGGTTAGAGTGGTTTAAGGACCAGAAGCTTGCGCTAATGATGCATTGGGGGCCTTATTCACAATTGGGGCTAGTAGAATCATGGGCATTAAGTGATAAGGATGCAGAATGGTCACGGACCGATATTGACTGGACCTCTGATGGTGAGGAATTCAAACGGCAATACTTCGATCTAAACAAAACCTTTAATCCTCTTCGATTTCAGCCTGAAGAATGGGCAGATTTGGCTTCAGAAAATGGCTTCAGATATTTAATTTTTACGACTAAACACCATGATGGCTTTAGTATGTGGGATACAAAAGAGACGGATTATCGAATTACAGGTCCGGATTGCCCTTTCCATGCCCATAAATATGCGGATATATGCAAGCATGTTTTCGATGCCTTTCGCAATAAAGGTTTAGGGATTGCTTCCTACTTCTCTAAAGCCGATTGGAATACGGAGTATTATTGGGCCCCGGGAATGGAAAGAGGCAGGGATATGTGGCGCGGTCCTTCCTATGATCCAAAAGAATATCCATGGCTATGGGATCAGTTTGTAAACTTTACCCATAATCAAATTATGGAGCTGATGTCCAATTACGGAAAGATTGATATTTTGTGGTTGGATGCCGGTTGGGTCGGGAAAGGAAAACAGGACATCCGCCTTGGGGAAGTAGTGGAAAAAGCTCGCAAATTACAGCCATGGCTGCTGACAGCGGACAGAACAATTGGCGGACCGTTTGAAAATTATGTTACACCTGAACAGACCATCCCTAAACGGGCACTGCATGTACCTTGGGAAAGCTGTATCACGATGGGAACTGCTTTTTCATTTAGATATGAAGATGACTATAAGTCTACACGTGAACTTGTAAATATTTTGGTTGAAGTTGTATCAAAAGGCGGAAATCTTGCTCTTAATGTGGCGCCACAGCCTGATGGTCGCCTGCCTAGAAGGGCCATCGAGAGAATGAAGGAACTGGGTGAATGGTTAAAGGTTTATGGTGAAGCCATTTACGGTACACGTATTTGTGCCCCTTACTTTACAGAAGATTTTGCTTTTACATGCAAAGGAGACACTACCTATTGTTTCCGTCTATTTAAAAATGAAGCTGATTATTCTTTTGAAGAATCTTTGACGATCCCATATACCCAAAAGGTTAATCAAGTGGAAATGCTCGGTGGAAAAGGTTTCGTCGAATTTGAACAGACGGATGCTGGATTAACGGTTAAGGTTCCAAGATTGGGAGAGGGAGAAAAGGCTCCAATTGCCTATGTCTTTAAATTAACTTAA
- a CDS encoding extracellular solute-binding protein → MKRKFNMLLSLVIAMLLLLVGCSNNASTTQKKDKEYKDIVTEAGTFPIVKEKQTLTVLTKSNTGVKDFATNEFTKWYEEKTGVHIKWEVLPEEGAAEKLNLMLASGEYPDVIMDMTLTPAQLRVYGEKGVFLRLNDLIDKYGVQTKKMFQEMPLVEDAVTTPEGDIFALPQVNECFHCTTSQKMWIYKPWLDKLGLDVPTTTEEFYDVMMAFKTQDPNGNGKADEIPFSGMKNYWHEEVDGFLMNPFSYSDKYIEDGKFVVPWDKPEWREGLTFLNKMYNDGLIYSGSFTQDPEQFKKLGENPDIPILGAAASSVPSFFTDVSDKGRAKDFVAVPPLKGPDGQQITLYEPSPVTRPAEFIITNKAKHPDVAFRWAEAMYENEVTINSVFGMGQFLDAKEGQLGLDGKPAVWTLEELDPNNVNNNIAWNQTGPSLRTNAFRAGQAVPPGDQEQLLWKATEEHVPYISTTIEPVPKLFFSEEDSNKLATLEQSIENYIDEMTAAFITGKTKLDDKSWKEYVKNLENAGLKDYIQVYQKAYDEKYKK, encoded by the coding sequence ATGAAAAGAAAGTTTAATATGCTTCTGTCTTTAGTAATAGCCATGTTACTGCTATTGGTTGGCTGTTCCAATAATGCCTCCACAACCCAAAAGAAGGACAAAGAATACAAAGATATTGTCACGGAAGCAGGAACATTTCCAATTGTAAAGGAAAAACAGACCTTAACTGTCCTGACCAAATCGAACACTGGGGTAAAGGATTTTGCCACCAATGAGTTTACGAAATGGTACGAAGAGAAAACTGGAGTACATATCAAGTGGGAGGTTCTTCCAGAGGAGGGTGCTGCGGAAAAGTTAAATCTTATGCTGGCTAGCGGTGAATATCCAGATGTCATTATGGATATGACTCTTACACCAGCGCAATTACGCGTGTATGGGGAAAAAGGTGTCTTTCTTCGGTTAAATGATTTGATTGACAAGTATGGTGTTCAAACGAAGAAAATGTTTCAAGAAATGCCTTTAGTTGAAGATGCAGTAACAACCCCGGAGGGCGATATTTTTGCCCTGCCGCAGGTAAATGAATGTTTTCACTGTACGACGTCTCAAAAAATGTGGATATATAAGCCATGGTTGGACAAGCTTGGACTTGATGTACCAACTACCACAGAGGAATTTTACGATGTCATGATGGCATTCAAAACACAGGATCCAAATGGCAATGGAAAAGCGGATGAGATCCCGTTTTCAGGCATGAAGAATTATTGGCATGAAGAGGTTGACGGATTTCTTATGAACCCGTTTAGTTATAGTGATAAATATATTGAAGATGGAAAATTTGTTGTACCATGGGATAAGCCTGAATGGAGAGAAGGCTTAACATTTTTAAATAAGATGTACAATGATGGTTTAATTTATTCAGGCTCATTTACACAAGATCCTGAACAATTTAAAAAATTGGGTGAAAACCCTGACATCCCAATTTTAGGTGCCGCAGCATCCTCGGTTCCTTCATTTTTTACAGATGTTTCAGACAAGGGAAGAGCGAAGGATTTTGTTGCCGTTCCGCCTTTAAAAGGCCCAGATGGTCAACAAATAACACTTTACGAACCATCACCGGTTACCCGTCCTGCTGAGTTTATCATTACGAATAAAGCAAAACATCCTGATGTTGCCTTTAGATGGGCAGAAGCAATGTATGAAAACGAAGTCACGATTAATTCCGTTTTTGGAATGGGTCAGTTCCTTGATGCAAAAGAGGGTCAACTTGGTTTGGATGGAAAACCAGCCGTATGGACATTAGAGGAGCTGGATCCAAACAATGTTAACAATAATATAGCTTGGAATCAAACCGGTCCATCTCTAAGAACAAATGCATTCCGTGCTGGTCAAGCAGTACCTCCGGGGGATCAGGAACAGCTTTTATGGAAGGCCACAGAAGAACATGTACCATACATCTCAACGACTATCGAGCCGGTTCCAAAATTATTCTTTAGTGAGGAAGATTCAAACAAATTAGCTACGCTTGAACAATCAATCGAGAATTACATTGATGAAATGACAGCTGCGTTTATTACTGGAAAAACAAAACTTGATGATAAGTCTTGGAAAGAGTATGTCAAGAATTTAGAGAATGCCGGTCTTAAAGATTACATTCAAGTCTATCAAAAAGCTTACGATGAAAAATACAAAAAATAA
- a CDS encoding UxaA family hydrolase — translation MAVYDFNSEMSSIVLNRKDNVATLLRDVKAGENITYTFEGKLQTLVVKSDIRFGHKVALYPIPKGERILKYGESIGAATEFIDRGEHVHVQNIEGIRGRGDAHIQKEVKNS, via the coding sequence ATGGCAGTTTATGACTTTAATTCTGAAATGTCGAGTATTGTTTTGAATAGAAAAGACAATGTAGCGACACTGCTCCGTGATGTGAAGGCAGGCGAAAATATTACCTACACATTTGAAGGGAAACTACAGACATTAGTGGTAAAAAGTGATATTCGCTTTGGACATAAAGTGGCATTATACCCGATTCCAAAAGGGGAACGAATCTTGAAGTACGGGGAATCAATTGGCGCTGCCACGGAGTTTATTGATCGTGGTGAACATGTGCATGTTCAAAATATCGAAGGCATTCGCGGCCGGGGGGATGCTCATATACAAAAAGAGGTGAAGAATTCATGA